The Epinephelus lanceolatus isolate andai-2023 chromosome 16, ASM4190304v1, whole genome shotgun sequence nucleotide sequence TGAGTCCAGATTCTGCATACAGCAGCTGGATTGTAaggtcaaagtgtggagaagactCGCAGAACGCTTTGCTGATTGCTGCACCGATAGAGTAACATCTTTTGGTGGAggcagtgtgatggtgtggggtgGCATCTCCCTCACTGGAAAAACAAGGCTTGTCATCATTGGAGGCAATCTTAATGCAGAGAGATATCGAGATGAAATTCTGCAACCAGTGGCAATCCCATATCTCCACAGTCTGGGACCGAACTCTATTCTCCAAGATGACAACGCTCACCCCCACAGAACGGGGTTTATCAGAGACTACATCCAGAatttgggagtggagaggatggaatggcctgccagcagtcctgacctcaaccccattgCACACTTGTGGGATCAGCTTGGGCATGTTGTTCGTGTCAGAGTGACCAACACAAACACGTTGGCTGACTTGTGACAAATGCTGGTTGAAGAATGGGATGCCATCCCACAGCATTGTGTGACCAGGCTGGTGACCAGCATGAAGAGGAGGTGccaggctgttgtggctgtgtatggttcttccacacgctactgaggctcctgttcgttaaatgaataaattgttaaattgccaatatgtcttgtttcttcagacttcaatcatccaatccaccaaacaccaccaaacaagagtcaacagcaaagagaaaaagctgtttggcgTTGGCAGAGAAGacttggcaaatttttcatgggcacaacccacatactcagctctgctgctaaAGGTACAGTTTAATAAGTTGTGATTGTGGTTTAAGAGTGTAGTGAGACCTCGGTAAAGGTTCAGGGTAAGTCACATCTAATGCCGCCGCATGGATTGTTCCCGACTGCAGAGCTTTGACTAAAGCATCCTGGTCCACAACCAGACCTGAGGCATGAAAGGTAAAACATTAGACATCAGTGTTTCATAATGACCTCACAGAAACCTTAATAATTCTTTAACCAAGATTAGTAAAGACAAGGAGACACATTAACCTCACCTCTGCTGATGTTGACCAGTGTTGCTGTGGGTTTCATGAGGGCCAGCTCTCTGTGGCTAATCAGTCCTGTGGTTTCAGGGGTGAGGTTGACAGCCAGCACGACAAAGTCTGACTCTTTCAGCAGTTCGTCCATGTTCTCACAGTAACTGGCACCCACCGCCTGCTCATCTTCAATGCTCCTgaacagcacagagaaaacatGAAGCTCACCATTAACACTCTCTCATGATTCAGTGCTCTGAAATATCTGGTTATAGTAGTGAGTACACAATTTGGCAATTATTTTTTGGTCCATTATAGGATTTCCAAAATCTTCTTTTCCCCTTCTTTTATGTTTTGGCTGTACAACCAGTTGTTTCAAGATTTGCTataaatttgcagtgttgtggtCAAGACCACCTGAACCAAGACCAAGTCATGACTAGTGTGTCAAgaccgagacaagaccaagatacacacacaaaaaggcaaggtctgctgcagagccatgtacacagctctggtctactggcagtGGGGGAGGGGTCTATTTTGTAAAATACTTTGCTTAATCCTTCAAAACAGTGCATCTCATATTTGTCATGGCCCAAGAGCCAGGTTATGACAAATCAGCTTAACCATCTTTATTCAAAACTCCTTTTTTGCACATGTAATTTAGTGATATTCCTGCAGTTTCGATCTTGACtggtcttgaaataaaatcctgactcCTTAAAAAGTAGACTTGAAACTGAGACTGAACTTGCCACAATTTTTCTAAATTAACCAAATTACCTATCAAACCTTTACCTCTTGTTCCTGTTGTGATACAGGATCTTCATGTCAAATCCTTTGCCTCTTTTAGCAATTTTGCAGCCAATATCTCCCATTCCAATAATCCCCATCGTCGACCCTGTGACTTCCTCTCCCATCAGCCTTCGTGTCATGTGGGTGCTGTTTGGGACAACTGCTATTTGGTGacctacagaaaaacaaacatcccCTCAGAAAAgcaagatttatttatttatctttatcttcACATTTTTATACTGCCACTTATTTTGCCTTCAGCAACAAAGAATTTATGAgcacattatgttttcatttttgtcagATTTGATTTCCAAGTGGAAAAGCTGTAAGTCTTGGTTTTGTAATTGAAAGGATTCAGTTAACTTTCGACCTCGGGAGTTTTGGAAACACTGTGGCATATAAGAATTCATGATTATGGTCTTGACTCACCTTCAACGATCTTGCGTGCCGATGCCAGAAGCAGTCCCATTGCCATATCTGCAGTGGCATCACTCACCACACCAGGCGTGTTGGTCACCTTCACTCCCAGACTGCTGATGTACGGCACATCCAGGTGGTCGATGCCCACTCCTCCGTTGGCAACCACCTTTAGCGAGGGGAGCAAACTGAGCAGCTGTGGCTGTACTATAGTGGAGACAGCCCACACAAGTATGGCCTGGATTTTAGGGCCGTGCAGCTGAGGGTTTTGAAGGAAGTCTTTGAAGTAGATGATTTGAAAGTGCTGTTTTATTATGTCAGTGAACTCTTCAAGGTAATCTTGCTCTCCCACCTCTGAGATCAGAGCCCATGGCTTGTCCTCCATTACCTGGAAGGACGAAACAAAAGTTAAAAGGACAACTTAAACACTCGCTGTCAGCCACCACACCCACCACGTCATGCTCTTTCCGCATCAGGGTGGCAGACAGTTAACCTTAAGGGTCTCCTTCCTGGGTGATGTAAAGAAATTAGTGCCCCTGGTTTGATTGTGTGTGATGAGGACAGACTTCTGTTTAGGTATAGAAGATCTCATCATTTGaaagaaattaatttatttgttctcATGGTCTCTACTCTTCTCTGTTCTCCTCTGAACCGTGTTTCAAGTCAGACAGGAGGAGGGCAAAAGTGAAGTATATGGTGTCTGAAACTGCCCTGGGCCCCCAGACCCTCAGGGGCCCAAAGGTTTCAATTGATTAGTGTCAAGAGTTCAAAAACTTCCAGCACACACTAGAATATCAGGATTGACACaaagtttattcaaaaatgtttaacaacaaaaggaGCGAACAACGCGTTTCGCTTGTTGCGTCATCAGATTCGCTCTTGATTGTCATCAGGTGTGTGCTTAAATAGTCAGGGCAAGTAACAATcagacaatcaatcaatcaatgagaaacaaatacaaagtacaTAACCTAGCTGTAATATTAAAGGGAGAGTGCATACAATATAAATAGAAATAGATATCAAAACAGTGATACAAGAAAATACTTTACAATTGCACAGTTCATCATCCGACAAGATTCAACTCTAATTTTGAAGTAGAGTGTGAACCATATAAATAGTATAGatcaaaaaagaggaaaaaaaaaaataataataataattatttataCATACTTGTAATGATGagatataaaaatgcaaaatacataATCTGGCTGTACCAACTCATATAAACAGGGGAGAGTGAGTACAGTATAAATAGTCAAATAGTCAAAAAAATTTTTAGAAATACATATCAAAAACAAGTGGGCCAATATAAGAGATATAAACAAAAGAGGAGATACTCCAGAAGTTACAAAGGTTATTCCACAATCTACAATATCTACTCTAGCATTCCTGTCTAcacaggggaggaggggagggggatgTGCCAGGAGAGGTGAAAGTGGCTCAACTTTCCCTATACATTACCTGCAGACACAGAAGCAGAGAAAAATTAGACATATAATGAGCTTACAAAAATGGACTCAAGTCTAATGTCTCATTTAGTCCATGAGGCTCTAAAGAGTTAAGGGTGTATATCCAGTAGGCTTCTCTCTTCAATAGCTGGTTAATGATGTTACCACCTCTGGGATTGGGATTAACTCTCTCAATACCTATAAATTTAAGAGAGGTGGCCGAACCATGATTTCTGTCCTTGTAGTGTCTTGCAATAGCATAGTCCATATTTTCATTTCTTATAGCTGCTTTGTGTTCAGCTATTCTCAGTTTGAGATTACGTTTGGTTTGGCCCACATATATAAGTCCACACTGACATTTGAGCATATACACCACATGTGTAGAAATACAATTAATGAACTCTTTGATTTTATACTTCTTCCCTGTATGAGAATGACAGAACTCTTTGGTGTCATACGTGTTAGAGCAATGGGTGCATCTGCCACACCTATAATTACCAAGTCCGAAGGGAGAAGAACACATGGACCAGGGGATTTAAACGACGAGACCAGCGTATCAACAGAGAGCACCTGTTGACAAGTGAAGAAGAAACGAGTGATCAGGGACAAACGAGTGAATCCTCAACAGATGGACATTTTTTAGGAGTCGGAAACAAGGCCAGAGGACGTCCAAAGCAGCCTCCAGAAAAAAGATACGCACAAGGAGGGGGAAGAGGAAGCCGAAGCCCCCGCAGATGGACATTACGCAGCCAGAACAAACGGTAATTAATCTATCTGATCACGAATTGACTAATGAACAACTAAGTGTGTTGAATCGAGGACTGTCTTTTGTACCTACTAACAAAGTTAATGCCTTTAAATTAAAGGTAGATTGTTACAAATTTTTTAGACAGCTtcatttaaaattttttttCCGTAACTCCAATATAACTGAAAATGCGAATCCACATCAGagtaaatttaaaaagaaatccaCATTCTCACCACCAGGCACTCCTAATCCCACTATAGCCACCTTTAGTAAATTAGTGGAAAGCGATATTGCGTCTGTAATTAAGTGTAATCCTGTATCTAAGTTTTCTAATGTTAGTTTTTTAGAGAGGAAAGCCCTGAAAGAATTAGTCTAACCCAAAAATTGTCATTAAAAAGGCAGATAAGGGAGGTGCCATAGTGCTGTTAAATACCACTGATTATGTTGCAGAGGCTGAGAGACAATTGAGTAATGCTGTTTTTTATAAGCTACTATCTAGCAACCCCATCGGACAGTTTACTGCTGATAGAGATAGAATCATAAATAGAGCCTTAGAAATGAAGTGGATTACTAAAGCTCAGTATGAGTATTTAAGAGTAGAGCACCCCGTTacgcctacattttatttactcCCTAAAATCCATAAAAGTCTGGAGAATCCACCAGGAAGGCCTATTGTTGCAGGGAATAATTCTTTATCTGAACCACTGAGTAAGTTTGTTGATCACTTCATTAAGGATATTGTAGGGACTTTGCCTTCTTACATTCAAGACACTGGTGATGTCTTGAAATTATTGTCTAGTTTGAAAGTGCCTAAAGATTCATTTTTGGTAACTttcgatgtggaaagcctatatactaacattccacataTAGGTGGTCTTGAAGCTATGCAACATTTTTTAGAATTAGAAGAAGATTTGCCAAGATTTGACAATCAAGAGCGAATCTGATGACGCAACAAGCGAAACGCGTTGTTCGCtccttttgttgttaaacatttttgaataaactttGTGTCAATCCTGATATTCTAGTGTGCGCTGGAAGTTTTTGAACTCTTGACTGTGATTTATCCTGCACCAGCTGGCACCTAGAAGAAGCACTGCGCCGCTGTGCACAGGgatttactatttttttgtttcaattGATTGTTAATAAGGGAGATCGGGGTTGGTTGGCACACAGCTATTTTCTGGTCCTTTGAAAGTCACAGAAACAAGAGCTAACCTGACTGTTAGGCACAATGGCACATGCACTGTACAGAAGCAGGACTTTGGATTTACTACCATTTGTGATTTGAGTTCCTCTTCAAGAGTTGTTCAAAAAGAATGACTCGTTCATGAGTCTAACGTCACTATCCACAAAGTTTGCAACAAAGATATTTTGCTaaaaattttaaatgtaaagccaAATCTAAGATAACCCTAATGACATTACCATGATATCATTAACTGGTCATGATTGGTGGAGTGTCCACTGTTTTGTATTAAGTACTTGAAATACCTGCACCCAACCCTGTCTTCTTACCC carries:
- the LOC117263531 gene encoding putative 2-ketogluconate reductase isoform X2 is translated as MQSVSYVRCVKRLWGLAQASRLQRSICQLQHKKVMEDKPWALISEVGEQDYLEEFTDIIKQHFQIIYFKDFLQNPQLHGPKIQAILVWAVSTIVQPQLLSLLPSLKVVANGGVGIDHLDVPYISSLGVKVTNTPGVVSDATADMAMGLLLASARKIVEGHQIAVVPNSTHMTRRLMGEEVTGSTMGIIGMGDIGCKIAKRGKGFDMKILYHNRNKRSIEDEQAVGASYCENMDELLKESDFVVLAVNLTPETTGLISHRELALMKPTATLVNISRGLVVDQDALVKALQSGTIHAAALDVTYPEPLPRDHPLLGLPNVVITPHYGTNTYTTTTKLVQRMVENAVAAVNGQSVPNEVKPK
- the LOC117263531 gene encoding putative 2-ketogluconate reductase isoform X1 produces the protein MQSVSYVRCVKRLWGLAQASRLQRSICQLQHKKVLSVDTLVSSFKSPGPCVLLPSDLVMEDKPWALISEVGEQDYLEEFTDIIKQHFQIIYFKDFLQNPQLHGPKIQAILVWAVSTIVQPQLLSLLPSLKVVANGGVGIDHLDVPYISSLGVKVTNTPGVVSDATADMAMGLLLASARKIVEGHQIAVVPNSTHMTRRLMGEEVTGSTMGIIGMGDIGCKIAKRGKGFDMKILYHNRNKRSIEDEQAVGASYCENMDELLKESDFVVLAVNLTPETTGLISHRELALMKPTATLVNISRGLVVDQDALVKALQSGTIHAAALDVTYPEPLPRDHPLLGLPNVVITPHYGTNTYTTTTKLVQRMVENAVAAVNGQSVPNEVKPK
- the LOC117263531 gene encoding putative 2-ketogluconate reductase isoform X3, with the translated sequence MEDKPWALISEVGEQDYLEEFTDIIKQHFQIIYFKDFLQNPQLHGPKIQAILVWAVSTIVQPQLLSLLPSLKVVANGGVGIDHLDVPYISSLGVKVTNTPGVVSDATADMAMGLLLASARKIVEGHQIAVVPNSTHMTRRLMGEEVTGSTMGIIGMGDIGCKIAKRGKGFDMKILYHNRNKRSIEDEQAVGASYCENMDELLKESDFVVLAVNLTPETTGLISHRELALMKPTATLVNISRGLVVDQDALVKALQSGTIHAAALDVTYPEPLPRDHPLLGLPNVVITPHYGTNTYTTTTKLVQRMVENAVAAVNGQSVPNEVKPK